Proteins co-encoded in one Arthrobacter alpinus genomic window:
- a CDS encoding sugar phosphate isomerase/epimerase family protein: protein MTYSLQLYTVRKPLEEDLPGTIARVAALGFTQVEPYNFVATADALAAAFAENGITAPSGHAPLLSADQDEIFAAAKKLGITTVIDPFIPADQWQTAEDVQKIAEGLNAAAKKGAEYGIRVGYHNHQWELESTINSTTALQYFETLLDPELILEVDTYWVSVGGANAVDVLTSLGDRVKFIHIKDGPLTTDNLAQLPAGQGQVPIWDVIDAAKSLEVGVVEFDDYAGDIFEGIAASLAFLNAGKA, encoded by the coding sequence ATGACGTATTCCCTTCAGCTGTACACAGTCCGCAAGCCCCTTGAAGAAGACTTGCCCGGAACCATTGCTCGCGTCGCCGCGTTGGGGTTCACCCAGGTTGAGCCGTACAACTTCGTCGCCACGGCCGATGCCCTCGCTGCCGCGTTCGCCGAGAACGGCATCACCGCACCCTCAGGCCATGCGCCCCTGCTCAGTGCTGATCAGGACGAAATCTTTGCAGCGGCCAAGAAGCTGGGCATCACCACCGTGATCGATCCGTTCATTCCCGCAGACCAGTGGCAGACCGCCGAGGACGTGCAGAAGATCGCCGAAGGCCTCAACGCCGCCGCAAAGAAGGGTGCCGAATATGGCATCCGCGTGGGTTACCACAACCACCAGTGGGAGTTGGAGTCCACGATCAACAGCACCACGGCCCTGCAGTACTTCGAAACACTGCTGGATCCGGAACTCATCTTGGAGGTAGACACCTACTGGGTCTCCGTAGGCGGAGCCAACGCCGTTGACGTCCTGACCAGCTTGGGCGACCGCGTGAAGTTCATCCACATCAAGGACGGCCCCTTGACCACCGACAACCTGGCCCAGCTTCCTGCCGGTCAGGGACAGGTCCCCATCTGGGACGTCATTGACGCCGCCAAATCACTGGAAGTTGGCGTTGTGGAATTCGATGACTACGCCGGAGACATCTTCGAGGGCATCGCTGCAAGCCTCGCCTTCCTTAACGCCGGAAAGGCCTAA
- a CDS encoding ABC transporter ATP-binding protein has protein sequence MAETKLPVANSAQVKAEGLRLMGMHKKPLAGVVGLYGVAAVAGLAGPFLLGRLVDAISVGTTTGFVAMVALALAGFVIVQTVLARWARRKGMILGEKVFAQLREEFMEQVTSLPLSTVEKAGTGDLVSRTTNDVDAVSHTVRFGVPQVLVSVATIALTVTAAVLTSPLVAVALLIGVPLLVPVTRWYLKRATPGYLAERESYARLNGAITETIEGARTVDALSLGQHRRDRIDAALRNCFEREKYTLGLRTVLFPVAELSFWLPVAGVLLWGGWLSSQDLVTTGMVATVALYAMQLIDPVDTLIMWIDEIQVGASSLARIVGIRDVKADRIATDAVPADDLLVVDDARYAYRPGHNVLHGIDLTLRPGERLAMVGPSGAGKSTLGRLLAGIHGPTSGSVTVGGVPLVDRPLDELRGEVALVSQEHHVFVGTLADNVRLGKANATDAEIEKALADVGSLAWVRALPKGLATEVGSGSHTLTPAQAQELALARLVLADPHTLVLDEATSLIDPQAARDLEFSLSAVLAGRTVIAIAHRLHTAHDADRVAVVEKGRITELGSHDELLAQDGSYAALWNSWRQDA, from the coding sequence ATGGCTGAAACAAAACTTCCTGTGGCAAATTCCGCACAGGTTAAGGCCGAGGGTTTACGCCTGATGGGCATGCACAAAAAGCCGCTCGCAGGCGTTGTCGGCCTGTACGGTGTGGCCGCCGTTGCCGGCTTGGCTGGGCCGTTCCTGCTCGGCCGGCTGGTGGATGCCATCAGTGTTGGTACCACCACGGGGTTCGTGGCGATGGTGGCATTGGCGCTCGCCGGGTTTGTCATTGTCCAGACGGTGCTTGCCCGGTGGGCACGGCGCAAGGGCATGATTCTGGGTGAGAAGGTCTTTGCCCAGCTGCGCGAGGAATTCATGGAGCAAGTCACCTCGCTGCCGCTGTCAACAGTGGAAAAAGCAGGTACCGGTGACCTGGTCTCACGCACCACCAATGACGTGGATGCGGTGTCGCACACGGTCCGCTTTGGTGTGCCGCAGGTGCTGGTCTCGGTTGCGACCATTGCGCTGACGGTGACGGCGGCGGTACTCACAAGTCCGCTGGTAGCCGTGGCGCTGCTCATTGGTGTGCCGCTGCTGGTTCCTGTCACCCGCTGGTACCTCAAGCGCGCCACCCCCGGGTATTTGGCCGAACGGGAGAGCTATGCCCGTCTCAACGGGGCCATCACCGAGACCATCGAGGGCGCCCGCACCGTTGACGCGCTGAGCCTGGGGCAGCATCGCCGTGACCGGATCGACGCGGCGCTGCGGAACTGCTTCGAGCGTGAAAAGTACACGCTGGGCCTGCGCACAGTGCTCTTCCCCGTGGCCGAACTTTCCTTCTGGTTGCCCGTTGCCGGGGTTCTGTTGTGGGGTGGCTGGCTGTCTTCGCAGGACCTGGTGACCACGGGCATGGTGGCCACGGTTGCGCTGTATGCCATGCAGCTTATTGACCCCGTGGACACCTTGATCATGTGGATTGATGAGATCCAGGTGGGCGCGTCCTCGCTGGCCAGGATCGTGGGTATTCGCGATGTCAAGGCTGACAGAATTGCCACGGACGCCGTGCCCGCTGACGATCTGCTGGTGGTGGACGATGCCCGCTACGCCTACCGCCCCGGGCACAATGTTCTGCACGGCATTGACCTGACGCTGCGGCCCGGGGAGCGGCTGGCCATGGTGGGTCCTTCCGGCGCTGGCAAGTCGACGCTGGGCAGGTTGTTGGCTGGGATCCACGGCCCCACCTCCGGTTCGGTGACGGTGGGCGGGGTGCCGCTCGTGGACCGGCCTTTGGATGAATTGCGTGGCGAGGTGGCCCTGGTATCTCAGGAACATCACGTGTTTGTGGGAACGCTGGCGGATAACGTCCGCTTGGGTAAGGCCAACGCAACTGACGCTGAGATCGAAAAGGCATTGGCCGACGTCGGATCCCTGGCTTGGGTGCGCGCCCTCCCCAAGGGCTTGGCTACTGAGGTGGGCTCGGGTTCGCACACGCTGACGCCGGCTCAGGCGCAGGAGTTGGCGCTGGCGCGGCTGGTGTTGGCCGATCCGCACACACTCGTGCTGGATGAAGCCACCTCGCTCATTGATCCCCAAGCTGCCCGTGATCTGGAGTTTTCGCTCAGTGCTGTGTTGGCGGGGCGGACAGTGATCGCGATTGCGCACCGTTTGCACACCGCGCACGACGCCGATCGGGTCGCCGTCGTGGAAAAGGGGCGAATCACGGAGCTCGGCTCGCACGATGAACTGTTAGCACAGGACGGTTCTTACGCTGCGCTGTGGAACTCCTGGCGCCAGGACGCCTGA
- a CDS encoding RNA-binding S4 domain-containing protein translates to MSIPKNAPASVRIDAWLWSIRAYKTRSLATAACRAGHVKLNDANAKAAHTVVPGDTIRVRQPGYDRILEVRQLINKRVGPEAASHAFTDHTPPRPVLPALGLPQRDRGTGRPTKKDRREMDRLRGD, encoded by the coding sequence ATGAGCATTCCTAAAAATGCACCAGCCTCAGTGCGCATTGATGCGTGGCTGTGGTCCATCCGTGCCTACAAGACCCGGTCCCTGGCCACGGCTGCCTGCCGCGCGGGCCATGTAAAACTCAACGATGCCAATGCGAAGGCCGCCCACACCGTGGTTCCGGGCGATACCATCCGTGTCCGCCAGCCCGGTTATGACAGGATCTTGGAGGTCCGTCAGCTGATCAACAAGCGCGTGGGCCCGGAAGCTGCCTCGCACGCCTTTACCGATCACACTCCCCCGCGCCCGGTCCTGCCGGCACTGGGGCTGCCGCAGCGCGACCGTGGAACCGGCCGTCCCACCAAGAAGGACCGCCGCGAGATGGATAGACTCCGCGGAGACTGA
- a CDS encoding ribonuclease J, translating into MRRTARQAPPALAEGAMRIVALGGLGEIGRNMTVFEYAGKLLIVDCGVLFPEDHHPGVDLILPDFSYLKNRWQDVVGLVLTHGHEDHIGGVPYLLKHRGDIPVISAKLTLAFLKTKLEEHRIKGKMIQVKEGDRRKFGPFDVEFLAVNHSIPDGLAVAIRTPAGLVLETGDFKMDQFPLDKRITDLAGFARLGEEGVDLFLPDSTNAEVPGFLAAEADLIPAIDQVMRTAPRRVIVSSFASHVHRIQQIIDSAHKYNRKIAFVGRSMVRNMTTARELGYLKIPRGMLVEARELEKMAPEKAVLICTGSQGEPMAALARMANGDHQINLTDGDTVLLASSLVPGNESSIYRLINDLTKQGANVIHKGNAKVHVSGHASAGELVYCYNLVRPKNVMPVHGEYRHLKANAELAVRTGVDPKNAFIVEDGTAIDLKDGVAKVVGSVPAAYVYVENMVAGAATEESLQDRIRLAEDGAVTVLLIVNPDTGKIEEDPEFFSVGFNLTPKDIEKAAVIVEKTITGLRGEKTGPNAEKAVANGLLRWSDRALRRKPVYTVIIVEA; encoded by the coding sequence ATGAGAAGAACTGCACGCCAGGCCCCGCCCGCCCTCGCCGAAGGTGCCATGCGCATCGTCGCACTTGGTGGTTTGGGGGAGATTGGCCGCAACATGACCGTCTTCGAATACGCGGGAAAGTTGCTGATCGTTGACTGCGGCGTGCTCTTCCCCGAGGATCACCACCCCGGCGTTGACTTGATTCTGCCGGACTTCTCGTACTTGAAGAACCGCTGGCAGGACGTGGTTGGCCTGGTGCTGACCCACGGCCACGAAGACCACATTGGTGGTGTCCCGTACCTGCTCAAGCACCGCGGCGACATCCCCGTGATCTCCGCCAAGCTGACCCTGGCCTTCCTGAAGACCAAGCTGGAAGAGCACCGCATCAAGGGCAAGATGATCCAGGTCAAGGAAGGCGACCGACGCAAGTTCGGACCGTTCGACGTTGAATTCCTGGCCGTCAACCACTCCATCCCGGACGGTCTGGCTGTTGCCATCCGTACGCCTGCCGGCCTGGTGCTGGAAACTGGCGACTTCAAGATGGACCAGTTCCCGCTGGATAAGCGCATCACCGACCTCGCCGGCTTTGCTCGCTTGGGCGAGGAAGGCGTGGACTTGTTCCTGCCTGACTCCACCAACGCCGAGGTTCCCGGGTTCCTGGCCGCTGAAGCGGACCTGATCCCGGCCATCGACCAGGTCATGCGCACGGCCCCGCGCCGCGTCATTGTCTCCAGCTTCGCCAGCCACGTGCACCGCATTCAGCAGATCATTGACTCTGCTCACAAGTACAACCGCAAGATCGCGTTTGTTGGCCGTTCCATGGTCCGCAACATGACCACTGCGCGCGAACTGGGCTACTTGAAGATTCCGCGCGGCATGCTCGTTGAAGCCCGCGAACTGGAAAAGATGGCCCCCGAAAAGGCCGTTCTGATCTGCACCGGTTCACAGGGTGAGCCCATGGCAGCGCTGGCCCGTATGGCCAACGGTGACCACCAGATCAACCTGACCGATGGTGACACGGTGCTGCTGGCCAGCTCGCTGGTACCCGGTAACGAGTCCTCGATCTACCGCCTGATCAACGACCTCACCAAGCAGGGTGCCAACGTCATCCACAAGGGTAACGCCAAGGTGCACGTCTCCGGCCACGCCAGCGCCGGCGAGCTCGTGTACTGCTACAACTTGGTCCGCCCCAAGAACGTCATGCCCGTTCACGGCGAATACCGGCACCTTAAGGCCAATGCCGAGCTGGCTGTCCGCACCGGTGTGGATCCCAAGAACGCGTTCATCGTTGAGGACGGCACCGCGATCGACCTCAAGGACGGCGTCGCCAAGGTTGTGGGCAGCGTTCCCGCAGCGTACGTCTACGTCGAGAACATGGTTGCTGGTGCAGCTACTGAAGAGTCGCTGCAGGATCGCATCCGTCTCGCCGAAGATGGTGCCGTCACCGTTCTGCTGATCGTCAACCCGGACACCGGCAAGATTGAAGAAGACCCCGAATTCTTCTCGGTCGGCTTCAACCTGACGCCCAAGGACATTGAAAAGGCTGCTGTCATCGTCGAGAAGACCATCACCGGTCTCCGCGGCGAAAAGACCGGCCCCAACGCCGAGAAGGCTGTGGCCAACGGCCTGCTGCGCTGGTCCGACCGCGCGCTGCGTCGCAAGCCCGTCTACACGGTCATCATCGTCGAGGCCTAA
- a CDS encoding ABC transporter ATP-binding protein — MRSFPYKSTKKPDLRSPGRYLLWLADAQRGTLWLGIFYGSIWTVCQALTPYILGQAIDQGILPGNFARLSGWVGLLVSLTLVQSVSATLRHRAAVSNWMQAAYRSSQVVGYKVTRSGDALPQKFSTGEVVSTSASDAMRIGEIFDVAARLVGSLVGYLLVSYLVFQSSWELGVVVLVGVPLCGAGLLFVIRPLQRRQKDQREAAGQMTALGADTVAGLRVLRGIGGEHIFVERYRERSRATQLAGNKVAYSLADLDAAQVFVVGVFSVAFTWIGALQAVSGQIEVGQLVALYGYAVFLVSPIRTAADAVSRFIRAHVGAKRIIDVLSTPSAVHDAETTVPAPSAPSALVDAVTGVMVSPGGLIAVVSGDPEQSADLARRLGRFEDAVLREAEVRWGAEALHMMPLREVRSRIVVSDAEPQLFTGTLREELDPTGEHTDAEIMAAIDVASADDVFDGLEDGLNDQVTEKGRSFSGGQRQRLTLARAVLTEAEVLVLIEPTSAVDAHTESRIATALRGARNTPGHTTVVVTASPLLLSAMDTVAFLKDGRLLAQGTHRHLLDTVPDYRKVVIRGEGMDGHSSEGELAGNNSMHGGDN; from the coding sequence GTGCGCTCGTTTCCTTACAAATCCACCAAAAAACCGGACCTCCGCTCGCCGGGCCGCTATCTCTTATGGCTGGCGGATGCCCAACGCGGCACGCTGTGGCTGGGGATCTTCTACGGCTCCATCTGGACGGTGTGCCAGGCGCTGACGCCCTACATTCTGGGCCAGGCCATTGACCAGGGGATTCTGCCCGGCAACTTCGCCCGGCTCTCCGGCTGGGTTGGGCTACTGGTGTCGCTCACCCTCGTCCAGTCAGTCTCAGCCACCCTGCGCCACCGCGCCGCTGTGAGCAACTGGATGCAGGCGGCTTACCGTTCCTCACAAGTGGTCGGTTACAAGGTCACGCGCAGCGGGGATGCACTGCCGCAAAAGTTTTCCACCGGTGAGGTGGTCTCCACCAGCGCCTCCGATGCCATGCGAATTGGCGAAATCTTTGACGTGGCTGCGCGCCTGGTCGGATCCCTGGTGGGTTACCTGCTGGTCTCCTACCTGGTCTTCCAATCGTCTTGGGAGCTTGGTGTCGTGGTTCTTGTGGGTGTCCCACTCTGCGGTGCCGGACTGCTATTCGTGATCCGTCCGCTCCAAAGGCGCCAGAAGGATCAGCGTGAAGCGGCCGGGCAAATGACGGCGCTCGGCGCCGACACCGTTGCCGGGCTGCGTGTGCTGCGTGGCATTGGTGGTGAGCACATCTTTGTTGAGCGCTACCGGGAACGGTCGCGGGCAACACAGCTCGCCGGGAACAAGGTGGCTTATTCGCTGGCCGATTTGGACGCTGCTCAGGTATTCGTCGTCGGCGTCTTCAGTGTCGCCTTTACCTGGATTGGTGCCCTGCAAGCCGTATCGGGTCAGATCGAGGTCGGTCAGCTCGTGGCGCTCTATGGTTATGCGGTCTTTTTAGTCTCGCCGATCCGCACCGCCGCCGACGCCGTCTCCCGCTTCATTCGCGCCCACGTTGGTGCAAAACGCATCATCGATGTGTTGTCCACGCCCTCTGCCGTGCACGACGCCGAGACAACAGTTCCCGCACCGTCGGCACCTAGCGCTTTGGTCGATGCGGTGACAGGTGTGATGGTTTCACCGGGCGGACTCATCGCCGTTGTCTCGGGCGATCCGGAACAGTCGGCAGATCTTGCCCGACGGTTGGGTCGCTTTGAAGATGCCGTGCTGCGTGAGGCCGAGGTGCGGTGGGGTGCCGAAGCTCTGCACATGATGCCGCTGCGCGAGGTGCGCTCACGCATTGTGGTTTCCGACGCCGAGCCCCAGCTGTTCACGGGAACACTTCGCGAGGAACTGGACCCCACAGGGGAGCACACGGACGCCGAAATCATGGCGGCCATTGATGTGGCCAGTGCCGACGATGTCTTCGATGGCCTTGAAGACGGGTTGAATGACCAGGTCACGGAGAAGGGCCGTAGCTTCTCCGGTGGTCAACGCCAACGCCTGACTCTGGCGCGCGCTGTGCTGACGGAGGCCGAGGTGTTGGTGCTGATTGAACCGACCAGCGCCGTCGACGCCCATACCGAATCACGGATTGCCACGGCGCTTCGCGGCGCTCGCAACACCCCCGGGCACACCACCGTGGTGGTCACGGCCAGTCCGCTACTGCTGAGCGCCATGGATACCGTGGCATTTTTGAAGGACGGCCGGTTACTGGCCCAGGGTACGCACCGGCACCTGCTGGACACCGTGCCCGATTACCGCAAGGTGGTCATCCGCGGTGAAGGCATGGATGGGCACAGCAGCGAGGGCGAACTTGCAGGAAACAATAGCATGCACGGAGGGGACAACTAA
- a CDS encoding Gfo/Idh/MocA family protein, which produces MTSPQSSAERPLATRPLGVAAIGYAFMGQAHSNAWRTVANHFDVPDFEQKVLVGRDAVAVAAAAKKYGWSESATDWREVIARDDIDIVDICAPGWLHAEIATAALAAGKHVLVEKPLANSMAESETMVTAAQSARAAGVRSMVGFNYRRIPALALARKLIADGELGSIRQVRASYLQDWLADSESPMTWRLRKETAGSGALGDIASHAIDQVQYLLGDTVTQVSGKLHTFTTERPGPDGPEPVTVDDAAWATLSMASGAVASVDVSRVALGQKNALRVEVYGTAGALTFNLENPNELFFLNGTEPIEVQGFRRILVTEPEHPYISGWWPQGHVIGWEHSFTHQIRDFLLNISTGTDPSPSFEEGYGVQQVLAAIEASSAAGGATLAVPQLITTSKD; this is translated from the coding sequence ATGACCTCCCCTCAATCATCGGCCGAACGCCCGCTGGCCACCCGCCCCTTGGGCGTGGCTGCCATCGGCTACGCGTTCATGGGCCAGGCCCACTCGAACGCCTGGCGCACCGTGGCCAACCACTTCGATGTCCCTGACTTCGAGCAAAAGGTCTTGGTGGGCCGGGACGCCGTAGCCGTTGCTGCCGCCGCAAAGAAGTACGGCTGGAGCGAATCGGCCACCGATTGGCGGGAGGTCATTGCCCGTGATGACATCGACATTGTGGACATCTGCGCTCCCGGCTGGTTGCATGCTGAAATTGCGACGGCGGCACTCGCCGCGGGCAAGCACGTCCTCGTGGAAAAGCCACTGGCCAATTCCATGGCCGAATCCGAGACCATGGTTACCGCAGCACAGTCGGCTAGGGCTGCGGGCGTGCGCTCCATGGTGGGGTTCAACTACCGCCGCATCCCGGCGCTGGCCTTGGCTCGCAAGCTCATCGCAGACGGTGAGCTGGGCAGCATCCGTCAGGTCCGCGCGTCGTACCTGCAGGACTGGCTGGCCGACAGCGAATCCCCCATGACCTGGCGGCTGCGCAAGGAAACCGCGGGATCGGGCGCGCTGGGCGACATCGCCTCGCACGCCATCGATCAGGTTCAGTACCTGCTCGGCGACACCGTCACGCAGGTGTCCGGCAAGCTGCACACCTTTACCACCGAGCGCCCTGGTCCCGACGGTCCCGAACCTGTCACGGTCGACGACGCCGCGTGGGCCACGCTGTCCATGGCAAGTGGCGCTGTGGCCAGCGTTGACGTCTCACGTGTGGCGCTGGGTCAGAAGAACGCCCTCCGTGTCGAGGTCTATGGCACCGCCGGGGCGCTCACGTTCAACTTGGAAAACCCCAATGAGCTGTTCTTCCTCAACGGGACCGAGCCCATTGAAGTCCAGGGCTTTAGGCGCATCCTCGTCACCGAACCCGAGCATCCCTATATTTCCGGTTGGTGGCCGCAGGGGCATGTGATTGGCTGGGAGCACAGCTTCACGCATCAGATTCGCGACTTCCTACTGAACATTTCCACCGGAACCGACCCGTCGCCGTCGTTCGAGGAAGGGTACGGTGTGCAGCAGGTCTTGGCGGCCATCGAAGCCTCCTCGGCAGCTGGCGGCGCCACCCTTGCCGTCCCCCAACTCATCACCACCTCAAAGGACTGA
- a CDS encoding Gfo/Idh/MocA family protein, whose protein sequence is MAKTGPVGIAFIGAGNISKQYLDNLTTFPDVKVLVIADLFEDAAAARAAEYGVEISGGVDVALNHPDVEIIVNLTIPAAHVEVATAAVRAGKHVWTEKPFSLDRESGLGLLKEADAAGVRLGCAPDTFLGAGLQTARRLIDSGAIGTPLTALTMFQSPGPESWHPNPAFLFQEGAGPLFDMAPYYLTTLVQAFGPLSKVAAVGNTAFPTRTIGSGPKEGEVFDVEVPTHVSAIAQFESGASSHSVFSFESPRPRMGFVEITGTEGTISLPDPNNFDGEIQIFKNGDEDWTTVPAEGPDHGRGLGVLDMARSIRAGVPHRATGELAYHILDAMVSITESVNSGEFVDVASSAPSSEAVPVDWAPTAATL, encoded by the coding sequence ATGGCAAAAACAGGACCCGTCGGCATTGCCTTCATTGGCGCTGGCAACATCAGCAAGCAGTACCTGGATAACCTGACCACGTTCCCTGACGTGAAGGTGCTGGTCATCGCCGATCTCTTCGAAGACGCAGCAGCCGCACGCGCCGCTGAGTACGGTGTTGAAATTTCCGGTGGCGTCGATGTGGCGCTCAACCACCCCGACGTTGAAATCATCGTCAACCTCACCATCCCGGCCGCCCACGTGGAAGTTGCCACGGCAGCCGTCCGCGCAGGCAAGCACGTCTGGACGGAAAAGCCGTTCTCCCTTGACCGCGAAAGTGGTTTGGGTCTGCTGAAAGAAGCCGACGCCGCAGGTGTTCGGCTTGGCTGCGCACCCGATACTTTCCTTGGCGCCGGGCTGCAGACGGCTCGCCGCCTGATCGACAGCGGAGCCATTGGCACCCCGCTGACGGCACTGACCATGTTCCAGTCCCCCGGCCCGGAATCCTGGCACCCGAACCCCGCGTTCTTGTTCCAGGAAGGTGCCGGCCCGCTCTTTGATATGGCGCCGTATTACCTGACCACACTGGTGCAGGCTTTTGGCCCGCTCTCCAAGGTGGCCGCCGTGGGCAACACCGCGTTCCCCACCCGCACCATCGGCTCGGGCCCGAAGGAAGGCGAGGTATTTGACGTCGAGGTCCCCACTCACGTCAGCGCCATCGCTCAGTTCGAGTCCGGCGCCTCCTCGCACAGCGTCTTCAGCTTCGAATCCCCGCGCCCGCGCATGGGATTTGTGGAGATCACCGGCACCGAAGGCACCATTTCGCTTCCGGATCCGAACAACTTCGACGGCGAAATCCAAATCTTCAAGAACGGCGACGAAGACTGGACAACCGTCCCCGCAGAAGGCCCGGACCATGGCCGCGGCCTGGGCGTGCTGGATATGGCCCGGTCAATCCGCGCCGGTGTCCCGCACCGCGCCACCGGTGAGCTGGCATACCACATCCTCGACGCCATGGTCTCGATCACGGAGTCCGTCAACAGCGGAGAATTCGTCGATGTTGCCAGCTCCGCCCCGAGCTCCGAGGCAGTGCCCGTTGACTGGGCACCCACCGCCGCAACCCTCTAG
- a CDS encoding sugar phosphate isomerase/epimerase family protein yields MARPYTLFTGQWADLPLEEVAKLASGWGYEGLEIACSGDHLDPWRWDEPGYVAGKLAMLESYGLKVWAISNHLKGQAVCDDPIDFRHQAIVGSKVWGDGDPEGVRQRAAEEMKHTARLAQAMGVKTVVGFTGSSIWQYVAMFPPVPESVIEAGYQDFADRWNPILDVFDECGVRFAHEVHPSEIAYDYWTTVRTLQAIGHRPAFGLNWDPSHFMWQGIDPVSFIWDFKDRIYHVDCKDTKLRPTGRNTVMGSHLPWGDPRRGWDFVSAGRGDVPWESSFRALTAIGYDGPISIEWEDAGMDRLQGAPEALEALKKFDFAPSALSFDAAFSNQD; encoded by the coding sequence ATGGCACGCCCGTACACCTTGTTCACCGGCCAGTGGGCCGATCTCCCGCTCGAAGAAGTGGCCAAGTTGGCTTCCGGATGGGGCTACGAGGGCCTGGAAATTGCCTGCTCGGGCGATCACTTGGACCCGTGGCGCTGGGACGAGCCCGGCTATGTTGCCGGCAAGCTCGCCATGCTTGAAAGCTATGGCCTGAAGGTCTGGGCGATCTCCAACCACCTCAAGGGTCAGGCCGTGTGCGATGACCCCATCGACTTCCGGCACCAAGCCATTGTGGGCTCAAAGGTGTGGGGCGACGGCGATCCTGAAGGCGTCCGCCAGCGTGCCGCCGAGGAAATGAAGCACACGGCCCGCCTTGCGCAGGCCATGGGCGTGAAGACCGTTGTCGGTTTCACCGGCTCATCGATCTGGCAGTATGTAGCCATGTTCCCGCCCGTCCCGGAATCCGTGATCGAGGCCGGTTACCAGGACTTCGCTGACCGCTGGAACCCCATCCTCGACGTTTTTGACGAATGTGGTGTGCGCTTCGCCCATGAGGTGCACCCCTCAGAAATCGCCTACGACTACTGGACCACCGTGCGCACGCTGCAGGCCATTGGCCATCGCCCCGCGTTTGGACTGAATTGGGACCCGAGCCACTTCATGTGGCAGGGCATTGACCCGGTCTCGTTCATCTGGGACTTCAAGGACCGGATTTACCACGTTGACTGCAAGGATACGAAGCTGCGGCCCACCGGCCGGAACACCGTCATGGGCTCGCACCTGCCGTGGGGGGATCCGCGCCGCGGCTGGGACTTCGTCTCGGCGGGCCGGGGCGATGTGCCCTGGGAATCCTCCTTCCGCGCACTGACTGCCATTGGTTATGACGGCCCCATCTCCATCGAGTGGGAAGACGCCGGCATGGACCGTCTCCAGGGCGCACCCGAGGCCCTCGAAGCACTGAAGAAGTTCGATTTTGCCCCGTCCGCGTTGTCTTTCGACGCCGCGTTCAGCAACCAGGACTGA